The following are encoded in a window of Streptomyces sp. Go-475 genomic DNA:
- a CDS encoding SDR family oxidoreductase → MSIVVTGATGHLGRHVVEQLLEKVPAEQITAVVRNAEKAADFADRGVKIALADYNAPASFDGLFSAGDKVLLVSGNEFDKGRVRQHKVVIDAAKAAGVALLAYTSAPGTLAAALADDHRGTEEILLDSGVPCTLLRNGWYHENYTENLAPVLEHNAVVAAAGEGKVSSASRADYAAAAVAVLTGEGHENKTYELGGDTPWSFAEYAAELSRQTGKKITYNAVSPEALVGILTGAGLPEPFAQILAGVDASIEKGELVVSTGDLSRLTGRPTTPFSEAITAALKG, encoded by the coding sequence ATGAGCATCGTCGTCACCGGAGCCACCGGACACCTCGGCCGCCACGTCGTGGAGCAGCTGCTGGAGAAGGTCCCCGCCGAGCAGATCACCGCGGTCGTGCGCAACGCGGAGAAGGCCGCCGACTTCGCGGACCGCGGTGTGAAGATCGCGCTGGCCGACTACAACGCCCCCGCCTCCTTCGACGGCCTCTTCTCCGCCGGTGACAAGGTGCTGCTGGTCTCCGGCAACGAGTTCGACAAGGGCCGCGTGCGGCAGCACAAAGTCGTCATCGACGCCGCCAAGGCGGCCGGTGTCGCCCTGCTCGCCTACACCAGCGCCCCGGGCACCCTGGCCGCCGCGCTCGCCGACGACCACCGCGGCACCGAGGAGATCCTGCTGGACTCCGGCGTGCCCTGCACGCTGCTGCGCAACGGCTGGTACCACGAGAACTACACCGAGAACCTCGCCCCGGTACTGGAGCACAACGCGGTCGTCGCCGCCGCGGGCGAGGGCAAGGTCTCCTCGGCCTCCCGCGCCGACTACGCCGCTGCCGCCGTCGCCGTGCTCACCGGCGAGGGCCACGAGAACAAGACGTACGAGCTGGGCGGCGACACCCCGTGGAGCTTCGCCGAGTACGCGGCCGAGCTGAGCCGGCAGACCGGCAAGAAGATCACCTACAACGCGGTCTCCCCCGAGGCCCTGGTCGGCATCCTGACCGGCGCGGGCCTGCCGGAGCCGTTCGCGCAGATCCTCGCGGGCGTCGACGCCTCCATCGAGAAGGGCGAGCTGGTCGTCTCCACCGGTGACCTGTCCCGTCTTACCGGCCGCCCGACCACGCCGTTCTCCGAGGCCATCACCGCCGCGCTCAAGGGCTGA
- a CDS encoding helix-turn-helix domain-containing protein: protein MAVSETEALCPYRLVLEHVTSRWGVLVLIQLLDRPYRFSELRRAIGTYGGRGVSEKMLTQTLQTLERDGLVHRDARPVIPPRVDYSLTELGREAAEQVRALAQWTRDRMDDVERARRAYDEARAAS, encoded by the coding sequence ATGGCGGTAAGTGAAACCGAGGCGCTGTGCCCGTACCGGCTCGTCCTGGAGCACGTCACCAGCCGCTGGGGCGTGCTCGTGCTGATCCAGCTCCTGGACCGCCCGTACCGGTTCAGCGAGCTGCGCCGGGCGATCGGCACGTACGGGGGCCGCGGCGTGAGCGAGAAGATGCTCACCCAGACCCTCCAGACCCTGGAACGGGACGGACTGGTCCACCGCGACGCCCGACCTGTCATCCCGCCCCGCGTCGACTACTCCCTCACCGAGCTGGGCCGCGAGGCCGCCGAGCAGGTGCGGGCCCTCGCGCAGTGGACGCGCGACCGCATGGACGACGTGGAGCGGGCACGCCGGGCATACGACGAGGCCCGGGCCGCCTCCTAG